The Dioscorea cayenensis subsp. rotundata cultivar TDr96_F1 chromosome 18, TDr96_F1_v2_PseudoChromosome.rev07_lg8_w22 25.fasta, whole genome shotgun sequence genome includes the window CAGAGAATTGCATGGCCGTGTACACGGACATGTAACCATGTACTTGCCCGTGTAACTCTCTGGATGAACTCTGAAATTGGTTAGAAAGGTACAAGGGCGTGTACCTACACGTGTAACTCTCTGAAAATTTAGAGAACTATACAGCCGTGTAAATGGCCGTGTAACTGCATGTTTGCTCGTGTAACTCTCTGGAATTCAGAATGGTTGTACTATAGTAGTAGTACTATAGAATCAATATTGCAGCTtgttactatagcaattacaCCAGGTGGACACAACTGTGTAGATGAGATACACACCTATGTAGATGTGTACACACCTGCGCAAAGCTTTTCCATGCCACGAAACAAGGGTATTTTTGGTCTTTCATCAGCCCTTAACCCTTTCTTCTTTCCCCTTTCCTTTACCCTTTAtcttatcatcttcttcttcatcttccttggaAGAGAAAAACCAAATCCTAGATCTCCTCCATTTCCTTTGGGTTGGAGGGTTCATTTATCATCTACTCCACTTGTCGAATCAGGAAGGTCTGCCATCTTCTTCCTCCTTGTTCTCcatgctttggtatgcatttTGATTTCTAGACCTAGGTTATGGTGGATGAGCATTAGAGCTTGACTTTTTGGTCTCCATTCTTATATGTTGAGCAATAGGAGTGGATGGAGAGtatgtatttccttgttttcctTCAATTTTGTTGAATCCATGGGCATTCATCTTGTTAGAAATCGATGCACTGTAGATTTATTGTAGCATCTATATAACTCGATTGTTTCTTTGGATTCCTTGGTTTACAGTGAAGCTCAAACCCTAAGGAATTCATTGGGAACCTTGAAAACTAGTTGTGAGCCAACTTTAGGATCGGTTTAGGGTTGCATAGTATTCATAACCTAGGGTTTCATTCTTGTCTTTCTTTGTTAAATTCTTTCTTGGTTGTTGCTtgtgtgtgtgggtgtgtgTTTGGGTGGGTTAGGTggtgagccaaccctaggaccGGTTTAGGTGTGTGTTTGACTAGTTATTGTGTCGTGAGGCAAGGAGCCGGCGGAGGAGTAGCTTGCTTGAGGTTTTCTCACCTAAGTAGTGAGTGGGATTCGTGATTGCACAATTCTTTTACAATATGATTTGATTATCTGTATTGTTTGACTAAAAATGATTCTTGGATTTACCGTATTGAATCAATGCTTCGATCTGCTTAAAAAGGGATTTCTATGTTACTGAACCATCTATGAAACTCTTGATGTATGAGTGAATGTGTTTATgattattcttgtattttgagTTGGAATTATTCATAAGGCTTTGGTTATGATTTAAAAGTAATCCTTGCTTGAGTAACGCAAACATTGGTGAGAATCCAATGCCCCGAAAACCTAAGGGTTCCTATCATATAAAACTGATGATTTAATCAATTTAGAAAGAGTTTCtaatatgttttttgttttgtaaatgaaACTCTTGTTGTTTAATGAAACTACTTATGACTATGTTAGTATATTGCTTTGAAGTGAAGTTCAaaacttgtatatatattatacttgtgacattgatttatgaaaCTGTTTACATATTATTGTGCTTTTGCCATCAATACTTGTGGACATGGTTTTTCGCTCCCGATATAGGGATGTTGTCCTGAATCTGGACTTTAGGTGATAtgtttattttgtgttattgagCTTCCACAGGTATTGATGGTGACCGGGCATAGCCCATCCCTGCTGCAATAGTTAGTCTTCACGGCTAGCCTTTAGAGGTGGTGTGAAGACCAAGATTTATTGTCCACTTCAGGTGGCACGTAGAACTCTGATTGGATAAATATCAGGAACCTGGAATCATCACATGAATTCCCAtgtgggtcaacgttaaggacataaGAGCCTTGATGGCTCTAAACTTAGGCATGGTCAATgctagagtttagagagttttctagaccaatGATCAACTAATTGAGATgtaaatttgatattaaaaaaagactCATATTATCTTGGATTGTAATGAGGGAGCAAAGCCCAGCTGTCGCACTTGGGAGGACAGACTCTCATAAAATTATATTCCTTGgaaattttgatttgatgatgagttgttatgagttttatgttttaatccttgagatgtgatctcttgTTTTAATCTTGAAAGAAAAAGGGATTTAATGATGATTTCATGttgaaatgttttaaaattgGTATTATTCTCGAGAATGATTTTCGGATGTGGAACTTTTGTTTGAACCAAATGAATCTTTTATGCCAACTATACTTctcatatacaaatatatatatatatatatatatatatacttactgAATTATTCTGAGCCATATGTATTATGGTAAAACTATGGTTATAGGCAATGTTTCGATTTGGCTTTTATGTAGTTTAAAAATTGTTCTAACCTATTCATTGAGTGACTTTAGTTATTCACTCTTTCTCTCCTTTCCAGGCTTTAACTTTGAGTGCCGTGGCGATGGGATGAAGTGCTAAGCATTGTCTTGTTTACCTTTCTTCTTTTCCAATCTGATGCATGTTATTCTTTGAGCATGAACATGTTGTATAAGGACATGGATCCATTAGTGTATTTGAACTCTATTTGCATGATTGTATGCTTGTCTAGTTCTTGGGAACCTTAATGTGTTTGAGTCGAATATGCTTTATTAAACTCTATTATCAAGTATTTTTGGTTTGTTGCTTCCCCTGTGTATCTTTGTATTCCTTACATGTTTATATTGAACTGTGAATTCTGTTTTGGACTATTTCATCTCAGGGAGGGACTGAACCAGGACTTAGTGATAGGGGGTGGGGGCTGAAGGCATAatgtcaaaaaatatattttagtcAACATAACAATTGTATTAATCGATATAAAATAGTgcgatattgtgacatttaattaaaacatttacaaaaaaacataaaacatttatcTATGCACACTAGAGCTAGAACTGGCATCTGTGCGACGCATGCTACTCAAAGGAGGTAACTGAATACAgcgagtttgcatttttttgaaaacattgtagaatcgcctcattgtcaatagttgcaaaaacctcTTTCTCAATATAGACAATCATGCTATCGTCCATCCACTCGTCTCCCATTTTGTTGCGCAAGTCAGTTTTCACTATATTCATCGCTGAAAATGCCCTCTCAACACTAGCTGTCACAACTGGTAAAACCAATGCCAACTCAATAAGACGATAAACGAGTGGAAAAATAGTACATTTGCCAGTATCAACCATCTTTATAGCAAAACCTCCCAAGTCCCCGACATTtgcaaaatcatcatcatgtcGCACATCATAAATGAAAGTAGCAAGTTGATCCTCAAGCATCATACGTTCAGTCACTGAGAAGTCTTCAGGATACATTTCTGCAAGACGGAGTAGGTTATGGATGTTGAATTTAGAAAATGAGTCCCTAGGATCAAGGCATGATACCAAAAGAAGTAACTCCGTGCTAGCTTCAGGAAAGCGGTTGAGCATTTCTTGAGAAAGCAAATCAATAAcctaacattaaaataaaatagagattaataaaaagaatacattaatgagatttataaaactataataaatacaaaaaattaattacctcACAAAAAATCTCTACACGATAATGGTGAAAATGAGTAATGAATTGTCCTTCCCGCCTAGAACGACCACGAATTGGCATATTATCCTCCATATTAGGCACATTGATTGAGTTCTCCTTACAAAAAGAAGTAACTTCTCCCAAAAAATCCTCCCATCCTCTCTCCCTAAAGTGTTGAAGACGAGCTTTCACCGCTTCAATCAATCGCATAGCTTGAACAATATTTTGGTCCTTTTGTTGTAAAGCAAGTGACAACTCATTTGTCATCCCCAATAAATGCCTCATCAAGtacatcacaaatacaaactgGTAATTCTCCATTTTGTCAATCAAACTTGCCACTATACCTCTATTATTAGTAGAAGCCCCATCATCATGCACATTTTGGAGTACCTCTAAAATTGAGGTCCACATAGAAATTAACCGGAGAATTGTAGTGTAATGCGATCCCCAACGAGTATCCCCTGGTCGTGCTAAActggattcttgatttttttcctttaccacTGACTATCTCCACTTTCTCCAATTGCTCAACCAATCTATCATGATGATGTTGCCGAAGTTGATCTCTCCTTTTACATGATGCTCCGGTGGCATTAACAATCATATTAACATATTGGAAAAAATCACTCACAATTCGATTCTCTTTAGCAACGACAACAACCACTAATTGTAGTTGGTGAGCAAAACAATGTACATATCTTgcatatggattttcttttaaaataagtgctttcaaaccattgaattcaCCTCGCATATTTGAAGCCCCATCATATCCTTGCCCTCTCAACCTCGAAAGAGACAACTTATGTTTAgcaaataaacaatcaatgGCATTCTTTAAAGAAATTGCAGAGGTATCAGGCACATGAACCAATGCAAGGAATCGCTCTATCACATGTCCATTCTTATTCACATATCGTAAAACAACTCCCATTTGTTGGTTTATTGAAGCATCTCGGGCTTCATCAatcataagagaaaaaaatttatccccaatatcatcaacaataacacgTGTAATCTCCGTTGCACAAGCATTTGCCAactccttttgaatttttggggAAGTCAATTGATTGTTTCCAGGGGCATTTTGATTGATTGTCTTCCAAACTTCTTCATTTCGTAGGCTATACCATTCAAGCAACTCAAGAAAATTGCCTTTGTTTAGTGAATTTGAGGACTCATCATTTCCACGGAAAGGTAAACCTTGCTTCAAGAGAAAACGAGTCACATCTAAAATTGCCGTCAACCGAATACGATATGCAACCTCCATCTCATGTGAATGTGTAGCCAACAAGTGTGACACACTTTGTCTTTGAGTTTGGAACCCTTGAAATTTTACTCTCGCATAATTATGCATGCTATTTATGGCACCAATATGTTCTACGAATTTTTCCAAtgcttttttccaattattgaaTCCCATTTTAGTGAATGCATCTTCTTCCATTCGGCTTCCTCTACTTGGCTTGaaaagataacaccaaaaacaaaaagccGCATCTTTTATTATACTATACTCCAACCATGGATGTTGGTTAAACCAagtgacacgcgtccgaatatgcgtgtatgtaccgcaagtgcacgggtgtcgaagtaataattaccccggtgagtgggtagtcgaatccacagggaacagggctactagtactaacttcttctctgctttctaacctaatgataaatggaaaggtgtggtgatctaatgtgcgaagaaatgaataccggagacgaatatgcaagggttaaatggatggagatctcaatcagtaaaagtggggtattcgggcaatgctcccctaggattcaggtattaggtaccaaataagcaaagtgtttctatgatgagtaagttaagtcgtgaaaattcaaatataatcagatccggcctcccgatcaccgatactagtcccctacgaggtcccagttgagaaatcgctcaatctcaacacctcacaccacatatgactgcaaagcactctagggattccaagagttgtatccgattcctaaagattgatccaaccctaattcccggcgaaggatcctaaccccctacaaggtcccggcggagaaatctctcaatctcacgcctcacaccaaatatggttgcatagaacttaaggaacggagatagaatacactcaatcggaagggagaggggacactccactatctcatgactcaccctctcaaccctctttaaccttgaagttctaactctaatggagacctctctcacatcaaagtaacaaatcatgcaaatccaatcaaccacaaagattaattaaacaagcaagcaatgagaatacaagattaaaacttaatcaaactcggattaaatagaaacactaagcaaatccacaaaagatgagaatcctagggttcacaagcccaaataccctctagggttctagctctccatggagcaacatacaaaacacaccatcaatgaatgaaagtacattaaaaccatagaaataaaccctctaatatatgaactgatggccttgatggagagcttcgatgtcttgaaagacccactccaaagataggttcaccggtggcttccttgatgctatgacggaggaggaatcgatcaaagttggtgacgaagcgcctccaaagccgcaaagacctcctctccaaaccctagccgtctcacccctcaagagccgcacaaaagatgagaaagaatagggcaaaacggctatttataggccttagatcgcgtctgtcacctGCCCTCaagcgcccgtgtggattttccactcggccgcgtgggctgcagaaatttccacgcgggcgcgtggaatttccacgcggccgcatgaacagtaattttgctacattactgctatattgaaattgctacagtacttttcacaaaacgcgatccgaacactcttctcttaaggccacatgtccgggcacacgtccatgtggtaggctataaaacttttcttcatcgacgtatctttgagaggtcttgcaatcttcacaaagagaaggaatatgaagatgtggctgcctttgtgcccttccaaatagtgaattgacttgaatcttcttggaagttggcacacatctccacgtttatgaactgctctcgtgtcttgatccttgaattgaacaagaactcccaacattgtgtctttatagcctatctttgcttcctttttactcttcaaggcattcacaacctatatgcataaaagaacaccaaatacacaatatgagacataaaccacagtaaaaatgatgctcaatgcatgtaaaacatatataaaaatatgtctactcaagcacttatcaccaagcATCTTGAaaacttctcttttgtttgccATAATCTCTTTGTGGATAATTGTGGCCAATTGGTTGACATGGGCCTCTAGTCAAATACTTTCTTCTAACTTGATCTCTAATCCCAATATCAAAGTCTTCAATTGGTTTTCGTAATCCGGGGTCACTAACAATGTcgttgaaattaaaatttgtattaatgttCTCCTCGCTTGATTTAGAGTCCAATGGTACTTTAGGAGTATTTGATGACTCTTCACTCCTTGGTCGTTTGATCAAAAATTTATCCatgatctataaaaaaaataagtaaaaaaactttaattatagactatgaaaaaaataacaagcaaaaaAAGCGTTAATCATGACACAACTAACATCATTAGAAATTTAGaagaatcaaacacaaaattgtTTTGAACATGGTAATGCTAACATTCATGCATCTAAATTGTTATTGaatctatttttgttatgtGTCAATGAATATGAAACCTTTGGCAATTGGTATAAGTGTATAACTAGTCTTATTGAAGTCTATCTTATTATACATTTTTGCTATATAGATTTaacactaaacattatttaattatacatatatgatatatacattatgatatatattaaaaatttgatattctcaacattttaactcattgagggcatttaatcaaacacattgtaggcatatttataaaaaaatgaagtttaacatttatgttctattttttcACCCATGAATTTTatacattcattctcatttcaagGAGTAATACATTCATAATTCATTCTCATGTCATgccaataataaaaataatactaatgtaAGTATGTAATATACTCACTATATTATCTCCAAGACTCTAGGAAAGTTAGACCCCAAAAGCCAAGTTACACAAACACAAGCCCAGGCTGCCCAGCTGCCCAGGCCCCAACTTCCAAGTACactagctttttatttttttcccaataaaaattattaatgaaaaatttgaacAAAAAGGGGCTGAAGTTGATAAATGAccctatattaattaatgttgtgGCCTTGTGGGCCCACTCCACATGCCAAGCCACtcacttttcattgttttcatcatCCAAACTTCAGCCTGCCTATTCGTGAGCTCCTggtcatcttcatcctcattcCTCATGGACCTCATGCTCATCCAAACTCCAAAGCTTCAAGTCTCCAAAGCTCATTGCTGGTCATCTCCCATCAATTGGTGCTGTCAAGAAAAGCTGCCTGCCGCCGGCCAGTAACGAGGTCGGGTTGCTCAGCCACCAAGGGGGGTTGGCCGGCCTCCAAGGGGGGGCTGGTTTTGGGGTCTTCCAGCCACTCAAAGAAGACCACCGATGGCTgaggggggctgaagcccctgctagcccccctaGTTCCGTCCCTGATCTCAGGTACTTTGTTAGCCTTGCGgcgactcgagggttgagtacTGTGGGTGTCCCTCCTCTGATTATAACTACGGTTGTCGCATGCTGGACCCATGGGTCGGGCGTCACAGAACTGGGACAAACTTAGTTTTAAACCGTTGATTAACATCATCAATGACATTTATCACTCCCGTGCATAGCACGGACATAACATTAGTTTCCTATATATTTTGCAAGAGCAAACTCAAGAGCAAACCCAAAaatattgttcttttttatttttttttattttccatcaaTTTTGTGGATCAATCCCCATTCTTTCACCTTTttcataaaatcttcaaatacACATTATGTGTCATGCATACCTAACCAATCAATAGGTTTATACGTGCATAATCTGGGGCTAAAGAGATTCCAATATAGTAGATGCCAATTGCACAAATAATCATGGAAACAATTGCATGTAAAATCAAGTTATGAGTAATAGCAAGGCAAATCACAAAGAGAGTCCTAATTTTTCATCA containing:
- the LOC120282771 gene encoding zinc finger MYM-type protein 1-like; translated protein: MEVAYRIRLTAILDVTRFLLKQGLPFRGNDESSNSLNKGNFLELLEWYSLRNEEVWKTINQNAPGNNQLTSPKIQKELANACATEITRVIVDDIGDKFFSLMIDEARDASINQQMGVVLRYVNKNGHVIERFLALVHVPDTSAISLKNAIDCLFAKHKLSLSRLRGQGYDGASNMRGEFNGLKALILKENPYARYVHCFAHQLQLVVVVVAKENRIVSDFFQYVNMIVNATGASCKRRDQLRQHHHDRLVEQLEKVEIVSGKGKKSRIQFSTTRGYSLGIALHYNSPVNFYVDLNFRGTPKCA
- the LOC120282770 gene encoding uncharacterized protein LOC120282770, with amino-acid sequence MENYQFVFVMYLMRHLLGMTNELSLALQQKDQNIVQAMRLIEAVKARLQHFRERGWEDFLGEVTSFCKENSINVPNMEDNMPIRGRSRREGQFITHFHHYRVEIFCEVIDLLSQEMLNRFPEASTELLLLVSCLDPRDSFSKFNIHNLLRLAEMYPEDFSVTERMMLEDQLATFIYDVRHDDDFANVGDLGGFAIKMVDTGKCTIFPLVYRLIELALVLPVVTASVERAFSAMNIVKTDLRNKMGDEWMDDSMIVYIEKEVPDIYPIRVLRAT